Within Alteromonas sp. LMIT006, the genomic segment AAAGGGGAAAAGCTCAGAACCTATCATCAGATTGATTATTTGACCCAGCATGGGGTGGATGTTGATGTGTTGGCCTTGGCGGAATCCCAATCCGATGAGCAAGATTGTGCAGCGTTGGCACAACATGTCTCTCGAGCCAAATGTGTTAGGTTGCCTCATAAATTACTGCGTTATCTCACGGCGTTGACACACGGCTGGGCCATCAGTGAAGGGTATTTCTATTCTGACCAGATGCAAGCAATCTTCAATGAATGGGTTGCTGAGACAGAGTATGAGGCGGTGATATTGAGTGCATCGAGTTTGTATCGCTATGCCCAGTGCAGTGGATTGTTACCGCAAGGGATGTCTCAAATGGGGGGCGGTGAGATTTTGTATCAACCAAAGCGTATCTTATTTGATTTTATGGATGTGGACTCGGACAAATGGTCTCAGTACGCAGACGCCGCGTCATGGCCGATGTCTTGGGTGTATCGAAGAGAATCCAAAAAGGTGGCTGAGCTTGAACGGCGTGCGCTCATCGATGCAGACAAGGTGTTTTTGATCGCCGAGAAAGAACGTGAGTTGTTTGTGTCTGCGCATCAGCCCAACCATGAAAACCTTGAAGCAATGGATCTCAAAAAAGCACTCGATGAACGGGTGGAAGTGATGGGCAATGGCATTGATCAGAGGGTCTTTTTTCCAGCATCCCAAGATCGTACTGGTGACACTCCACTGACACGATTCTTATTTGTCGGGGTCATGGACTACAAACCCAATGTGGAGGCCATGTTGTGGTTTGTCGAATACGTTTGGCCGTCGATCAAAATGCATTATCCTAAAGCTAGCTTGTCCATTGTGGGGATGAATCCTGTAAAGGAGATAAGAAAGCTTGATACAAGGCATGATATACAGGTCACGGGGCGTGTTGATGATGTAGTGCCGTATTTTCATCAGGCGGATGTGTTTGTGGCGCCATTTCAAATTGCACGTGGCGTACAAAACAAAATCTTACAAGCCATGGCATGTGGTCTTCCCGTGTTAGGTTCAAGTCTAGGTTTTGAGGGGATTGAGATGACCCATGGGAAAGAGGGGTTTGTGTGTAACGATGTAAGTGCTTACCTATCTGCTTTAGCAGATTTGCAAGATTCTATATTGTATCAGGACGTGGTCACTCAGGCTGAGCGATTAATCGACACACGATATTCTTGGGCTGGACAATTACAAGCCTTGGCAGAGCAGTTGTCGACTGAGCAGCGAGATGACGAGTACATGAAACAGGTGTGCGCATGAAGCGGTTGTTTTTTTTGATCATATCTTTCCTGCAACTGCCGATAATACTTTTATATATGTTGGCCAGTTTCGCGGTTGGTCAAAGTAGCCGAGACAGTGTGTTTCAAAGTTTTATGCAGTTTTTGTCTCTGGCACCAGGGAAAATAGGCAGTTATCAGCGCAATGCCTTTGCCCATTGGGTGATTAAACACTGGCATTGGAACAGTTATATTGGCTTTGGGGCATTGTTCTCACATACCGATACTGCCATCGGTGAGGGGGTCTATATTGGACCTCAGTGTAACATTGGCAAATGCTCGATAGGCAAAGACACTTTACTGGGCAGCGGGGTGCATATATTAAGCGGCAAAAATCAGCATGATTTTGCCCGCAGTGATGTGCCGATCCGTGACCAAGGGGGCGTATTTGAAAAGATATCCATCGGTCATAACTGCTGGATTGGTAATGGCGCGATTGTGATGGCCTCGGTGGGCAAAGGTTCGATTGTCGCAGCCGGTTCGGTGGTCGTGAATGATGTGCCAAGCGGTGTCATTGTTGGCGGGAATCCAGCAAAAGTGATTAAAACCATCAAGGAGGCCCCCCATGCAACTCATAATGAGTAAGTTGATGCAAGGGATGATATTTGGGATTGGCACGCTCATAATCATGGGCGGCGCGGGTATCGTGGGTGTGACTCAGTTCACCAACTACAATCTAAAAGACATTCTCTACAAAGTTCAAGAAAAAACCGGCACTGCCACCGTTATTGAGCCGTTTGCCGAGCCTGTGTCGGTTATTAAAGATTTTAGCAAAATCCCGCGTTTAACGGTTTCCCCTAATATGAAGGTACGTTACGCCTCTAATGTGCAAGAGCTCAATGAGGCGCTGGTGGATGCAAATAAAGTTGGCAACACCGTCATTTACCTAGTGGATGGGGTGTATAACATCGGAAGGACAATGAATATTAACGGTGAAAACATCACCATGATGTCAGTGTCGGGCAACCCTTATGAAACGGTGATTATGGGAAGTGGGCATGATAGCGGGATTGGAAATCTGATAAGAGTCAATCGTTCTGGTTTTCGCATGGATGGGATCACCTTGACGGATGCGTCATTCCATACCGTTCAAGTGGCAGGTGAGTTGGATGTAGATAATGTGCATTTTAATCGGATGATTTTTCAGGATGCGAAAGAGCAGCTGTTTAAAGTGTCTCACAATTACAATAATTTTCCAGAAAAAACCAGTGATAATGGAATCGTTGAACATTCTATCTTTCAATATACCCGAGGGATCGCCTACCAATATTACACCGGGGGCATTGATGCCATTGGTGCAA encodes:
- a CDS encoding TIGR03087 family PEP-CTERM/XrtA system glycosyltransferase, which codes for MGQTKAMKGMKVLFVCQRVPYPPNKGEKLRTYHQIDYLTQHGVDVDVLALAESQSDEQDCAALAQHVSRAKCVRLPHKLLRYLTALTHGWAISEGYFYSDQMQAIFNEWVAETEYEAVILSASSLYRYAQCSGLLPQGMSQMGGGEILYQPKRILFDFMDVDSDKWSQYADAASWPMSWVYRRESKKVAELERRALIDADKVFLIAEKERELFVSAHQPNHENLEAMDLKKALDERVEVMGNGIDQRVFFPASQDRTGDTPLTRFLFVGVMDYKPNVEAMLWFVEYVWPSIKMHYPKASLSIVGMNPVKEIRKLDTRHDIQVTGRVDDVVPYFHQADVFVAPFQIARGVQNKILQAMACGLPVLGSSLGFEGIEMTHGKEGFVCNDVSAYLSALADLQDSILYQDVVTQAERLIDTRYSWAGQLQALAEQLSTEQRDDEYMKQVCA
- a CDS encoding acyltransferase, with the translated sequence MLASFAVGQSSRDSVFQSFMQFLSLAPGKIGSYQRNAFAHWVIKHWHWNSYIGFGALFSHTDTAIGEGVYIGPQCNIGKCSIGKDTLLGSGVHILSGKNQHDFARSDVPIRDQGGVFEKISIGHNCWIGNGAIVMASVGKGSIVAAGSVVVNDVPSGVIVGGNPAKVIKTIKEAPHATHNE
- a CDS encoding right-handed parallel beta-helix repeat-containing protein; this translates as MQLIMSKLMQGMIFGIGTLIIMGGAGIVGVTQFTNYNLKDILYKVQEKTGTATVIEPFAEPVSVIKDFSKIPRLTVSPNMKVRYASNVQELNEALVDANKVGNTVIYLVDGVYNIGRTMNINGENITMMSVSGNPYETVIMGSGHDSGIGNLIRVNRSGFRMDGITLTDASFHTVQVAGELDVDNVHFNRMIFQDAKEQLFKVSHNYNNFPEKTSDNGIVEHSIFQYTRGIAYQYYTGGIDAIGATNWVVKNNVFRDISSPAKRIAQYAVHFWINSKDNVVADNLFINNDRHIGFGLGHQKKNVKHNHSGGAIRNNVILHAKTTPFADTGIALEQSPNTLIENNIIYLNHNYPRAIEYRFPETSNVVIKNNQVNKKISSRDGGTADVAQNELSVSEEVSLAVFSKKATELHITSIY